A genomic region of Pyrus communis chromosome 14, drPyrComm1.1, whole genome shotgun sequence contains the following coding sequences:
- the LOC137714227 gene encoding alcohol-forming fatty acyl-CoA reductase-like, translating into MELKSILGYVRNKTILVTGATGFLGMVFVEKILRVQPDVKKIYLLIRATDTKAATDRMHKEIIEKELFSVLKEEWGTEFDSFIANKVVAIPGDVVSEDLGVKELKLREEMCSEIEIILNSAGTTNFDERYDIALSVNTFGVQHVLSMAKKCLKLEILLHVSTAYVCGRKEGLILEDSSCMDEMVKETAKFDFKALEKNLVEEKLKELEAENATEEVIRTTMKDFGIERSKSYGWPNTYVFTKAMGEIVIEQSKDNLPVLILRPTVVTSTYKEPFPGWVQGFRTIDSVIAGYCKGKLTCLVFDPTSVFDMIPVDMVVNSIIIALVANAKCSSTIIYHVGTSSKNPIIFSRIHNFIFRYFTKDPWINKDGMPVKVGKGTVFKNMATFHMYMQFRFMLPLEGLRFVNQVFGQYFQDMYLNYNQKLKLVMRLVELYEPYMLFKGIFDDINTEKLRMMARESFVEAESFGFDPRCIDWEDYFMKTHIPGLKKHVMMKR; encoded by the exons ATGGAGTTGAAGAGCATTTTAGGATATGTTCGGAACAAGACCATCTTAGTAACTGGAGCCACTGGCTTCCTTGGAATGG TGTTTGTGGAGAAAATACTAAGAGTTCAACCAGATGTGAAAAAGATTTATCTTCTTATAAGAGCTACAGATACCAAGGCAGCCACAGATCGCATGCATAAAGAG ATCATAGAGAAGGAGTTGTTCAGTGTTCTGAAGGAGGAATGGGGCACAGAGTTTGATTCCTTCATTGCAAACAAAGTTGTGGCTATCCCGGGAGACGTAGTTTCTGAAGATTTGGGAGTGAAAGAATTGAAGTTGAGGGAAGAAATGTgtagtgaaattgaaatcataTTAAACTCTGCAGGAACCACCAACTTTGATGAAAG ATATGATATTGCACTGAGCGTCAATACATTTGGAGTTCAGCATGTGTTGAGCATGGCAAAGAAATGTCTAAAACTAGAGATCCTGCTCCACGTGTCAACTG CCTATGTGTGCGGCAGAAAGGAAGGACTGATACTGGAGGACTCATCTTGCATGGATGAGATGGTAAAGGAGACAGCTAAGTTTGATTTCAAGGCGCTTGAGAAGAATCTGGTAGAGGAGAAATTGAAGGAGCTAGAAGCAGAAAATGCGACAGAAGAAGTCATTAGAACCACAATGAAGGATTTTGGCATTGAAAG GTCAAAATCTTACGGATGGCCAAACACCTATGTGTTTACAAAGGCAATGGGAGAAATAGTTATAGAGCAGTCAAAAGATAATCTACCCGTACTCATCCTACGCCCAACGGTAGTTACCAGCACATACAAGGAACCATTTCCGGGATGGGTTCAAGGTTTCAG AACCATTGATAGCGTAATTGCTGGTTACTGTAAAGGAAAACTGACATGTCTAGTTTTCGATCCAACGTCAGTATTTGATATG ATTCCAGTTGACATGGTGGTAAATTCAATAATTATAGCCTTGGTGGCTAATGCAAAATGTTCTTCTACAATCATTTATCATGTGGGAACATCGTCGAAGAATCCTATAATTTTCTCTCGTATTCACAATTTTATCTTCCGATACTTCACCAAAGATCCATGGATTAACAAGGATGGAATGCCTGTCAAGGTTGGCAAGGGTACAGTATTCAAGAATATGGCAACTTTTCACATGTATATGCAATTTCGTTTCATGCTACCTTTGGAG GGTTTAAGGTTTGTGAATCAAGTATTTGGCCAGTATTTCCAAGATATGTATCTTAACTACAATCAGAAACTCAAATTGGTGATGCGCTTGGTGGAGCTatatgagccttatatgctgtTCAAGGGCAT CTTTGATGACATTAATACTGAGAAGTTGCGAATGATGGCAAGGGAGAGTTTTGTGGAAGCAGAAAGTTTTGGTTTTGATCCCAGGTGCATTGATTGGGAAGACTACTTTATGAAAACTCACATTCCAGGCCTCAAGAAACATGTTATGATGAAACGATAA